In one Streptomyces venezuelae genomic region, the following are encoded:
- a CDS encoding DUF6093 family protein, which produces MLDQSGIARFAERHLMPDTIHVSRDAGEDVLDPATGALVPGAAVTVYADKAGLYAHQERIRTKGAGLNGAWVEEVLAGYRLLLPLSAPELQVEDSVLVVEARDDQAVGRTYRVTAQGEVSSFPVLRTVWLEERDRKPVAV; this is translated from the coding sequence GTGCTTGATCAGTCAGGAATTGCCCGCTTCGCCGAACGCCATCTGATGCCGGACACGATCCACGTCAGCCGTGACGCTGGTGAGGACGTGCTGGACCCAGCGACCGGCGCTCTCGTGCCGGGGGCTGCGGTGACCGTGTATGCGGACAAGGCGGGCCTGTACGCCCATCAGGAGCGGATCCGCACCAAAGGCGCCGGACTGAACGGCGCGTGGGTCGAGGAGGTACTTGCCGGATACCGGCTTCTGCTGCCCCTGAGCGCACCGGAGTTGCAGGTGGAGGACTCCGTCCTGGTAGTGGAGGCCCGTGACGATCAGGCGGTGGGCCGGACGTACCGGGTCACCGCGCAAGGCGAAGTGTCGTCGTTTCCCGTGTTGCGCACGGTGTGGCTGGAGGAGCGCGACCGGAAGCCGGTGGCCGTGTGA
- a CDS encoding HK97 gp10 family phage protein produces the protein MAGGARPEAGGRVSGGDFRHPSDLAAALSRNGRAVVNAAETAMRYSAKALVVQVQHNASGRPGPRVITGQYRASWQSDVHRAGPVIVAEVGTNAPQGRRLEFGFVGADSLGRHYNQRPFPHLGPAVATFGPLLVHALGQAVAEEL, from the coding sequence GTGGCTGGAGGAGCGCGACCGGAAGCCGGTGGCCGTGTGAGTGGCGGGGATTTCCGACACCCTTCGGATCTTGCTGCCGCGCTCAGCCGCAACGGCAGGGCAGTGGTGAATGCCGCCGAGACGGCGATGCGGTACAGCGCGAAGGCCTTGGTGGTGCAGGTGCAGCACAATGCATCTGGACGGCCCGGGCCTCGCGTGATCACCGGTCAGTACCGGGCATCGTGGCAGTCCGATGTCCACCGGGCGGGTCCGGTGATTGTTGCCGAGGTTGGCACTAACGCCCCCCAAGGGCGGCGGCTGGAGTTCGGCTTCGTCGGGGCGGACAGCTTGGGTCGCCACTACAACCAACGTCCATTCCCTCATCTGGGACCGGCCGTTGCCACGTTCGGGCCGCTATTGGTCCACGCGCTCGGCCAAGCGGTGGCGGAGGAGCTGTGA